One region of Gossypium raimondii isolate GPD5lz chromosome 6, ASM2569854v1, whole genome shotgun sequence genomic DNA includes:
- the LOC105774530 gene encoding pyrophosphate--fructose 6-phosphate 1-phosphotransferase subunit alpha isoform X3, translating into MKFGGNSSLSFDTIHKIIQYTDAYDNCLSWEQTEESDNINNVMDELYREAGTTLLEEPDSSMELMDTHREDEDHIRKIKEFQDYLQMVKIMIKPGCSEEVLKVALNSMSSLVGILAFMSYPKHRSSL; encoded by the exons ATGAAGTTTGGTGGCAATAGCTCTCTGTCTTTTGACACAATCCATAAGATAATCCAATATACTGATGCCTATGACAATTGTCTATCTTGGGAGCAAACAGAAGAATCAGATAACATAAACAATGTAATGGATGAGCTCTATCGAGAAGCAGGAACCACATTGTTGGAGGAACCAGATTCCAGTATGGAGCTTATGGATACGCACAGAGAGGATGAAGATCACATTAGAAAGATAAAGGAATTTCAGGATTACCTTcaaatg GTGAAGATAATGATTAAACCAGGTTGTTCAGAAGAAGTGTTAAAGGTGGCATTGAATTCCATGTCCTCGCTAGTAGGCATACTTGCTTTCATGTCATATCCAAAACACCGTTCCTCACTGTGA
- the LOC105774530 gene encoding pyrophosphate--fructose 6-phosphate 1-phosphotransferase subunit alpha isoform X2, with translation MDSLDTLGSSINNKHMKFGGNSSLSFDTIHKIIQYTDAYDNCLSWEQTEESDNINNVMDELYREAGTTLLEEPDSSMELMDTHREDEDHIRKIKEFQDYLQMVKIMIKPGCSEEVLKVALNSMSSLVGILAFMSYPKHRSSL, from the exons ATGGATTCGCTTGATACGCTTGGTTCTTCTA TCAATAACAAGCATATGAAGTTTGGTGGCAATAGCTCTCTGTCTTTTGACACAATCCATAAGATAATCCAATATACTGATGCCTATGACAATTGTCTATCTTGGGAGCAAACAGAAGAATCAGATAACATAAACAATGTAATGGATGAGCTCTATCGAGAAGCAGGAACCACATTGTTGGAGGAACCAGATTCCAGTATGGAGCTTATGGATACGCACAGAGAGGATGAAGATCACATTAGAAAGATAAAGGAATTTCAGGATTACCTTcaaatg GTGAAGATAATGATTAAACCAGGTTGTTCAGAAGAAGTGTTAAAGGTGGCATTGAATTCCATGTCCTCGCTAGTAGGCATACTTGCTTTCATGTCATATCCAAAACACCGTTCCTCACTGTGA
- the LOC105774530 gene encoding pyrophosphate--fructose 6-phosphate 1-phosphotransferase subunit alpha isoform X1 produces the protein MPQRRKNPNAFSYFIWLDYKSCYFIIIIFCIQVNNKHMKFGGNSSLSFDTIHKIIQYTDAYDNCLSWEQTEESDNINNVMDELYREAGTTLLEEPDSSMELMDTHREDEDHIRKIKEFQDYLQMVKIMIKPGCSEEVLKVALNSMSSLVGILAFMSYPKHRSSL, from the exons ATGCCGCAAAGAAGAAAGAACCCCAATGCATTTTCCTACTTTATCTGGCTGGATTATAAATCATgctactttattattattattttttgtattcaaG TCAATAACAAGCATATGAAGTTTGGTGGCAATAGCTCTCTGTCTTTTGACACAATCCATAAGATAATCCAATATACTGATGCCTATGACAATTGTCTATCTTGGGAGCAAACAGAAGAATCAGATAACATAAACAATGTAATGGATGAGCTCTATCGAGAAGCAGGAACCACATTGTTGGAGGAACCAGATTCCAGTATGGAGCTTATGGATACGCACAGAGAGGATGAAGATCACATTAGAAAGATAAAGGAATTTCAGGATTACCTTcaaatg GTGAAGATAATGATTAAACCAGGTTGTTCAGAAGAAGTGTTAAAGGTGGCATTGAATTCCATGTCCTCGCTAGTAGGCATACTTGCTTTCATGTCATATCCAAAACACCGTTCCTCACTGTGA
- the LOC105774530 gene encoding pyrophosphate--fructose 6-phosphate 1-phosphotransferase subunit alpha isoform X4, whose amino-acid sequence MPQRRKNPNAFSYFIWLDYKSCYFIIIIFCIQEESDNINNVMDELYREAGTTLLEEPDSSMELMDTHREDEDHIRKIKEFQDYLQMVKIMIKPGCSEEVLKVALNSMSSLVGILAFMSYPKHRSSL is encoded by the exons ATGCCGCAAAGAAGAAAGAACCCCAATGCATTTTCCTACTTTATCTGGCTGGATTATAAATCATgctactttattattattattttttgtattcaaG AAGAATCAGATAACATAAACAATGTAATGGATGAGCTCTATCGAGAAGCAGGAACCACATTGTTGGAGGAACCAGATTCCAGTATGGAGCTTATGGATACGCACAGAGAGGATGAAGATCACATTAGAAAGATAAAGGAATTTCAGGATTACCTTcaaatg GTGAAGATAATGATTAAACCAGGTTGTTCAGAAGAAGTGTTAAAGGTGGCATTGAATTCCATGTCCTCGCTAGTAGGCATACTTGCTTTCATGTCATATCCAAAACACCGTTCCTCACTGTGA
- the LOC105774530 gene encoding pyrophosphate--fructose 6-phosphate 1-phosphotransferase subunit alpha isoform X5, with amino-acid sequence MDSLDTLGSSKESDNINNVMDELYREAGTTLLEEPDSSMELMDTHREDEDHIRKIKEFQDYLQMVKIMIKPGCSEEVLKVALNSMSSLVGILAFMSYPKHRSSL; translated from the exons ATGGATTCGCTTGATACGCTTGGTTCTTCTA AAGAATCAGATAACATAAACAATGTAATGGATGAGCTCTATCGAGAAGCAGGAACCACATTGTTGGAGGAACCAGATTCCAGTATGGAGCTTATGGATACGCACAGAGAGGATGAAGATCACATTAGAAAGATAAAGGAATTTCAGGATTACCTTcaaatg GTGAAGATAATGATTAAACCAGGTTGTTCAGAAGAAGTGTTAAAGGTGGCATTGAATTCCATGTCCTCGCTAGTAGGCATACTTGCTTTCATGTCATATCCAAAACACCGTTCCTCACTGTGA
- the LOC105774787 gene encoding xylulose kinase 2, translating to MDCNTTAQCREIKKAVGGALDLSKITGSRAYERYTGPQILKIFKTQQETYENTERISLVSSFMACLFSGAYACIDTTDGAGMNLMHIKQKAWSKAALEATAPGLEEKLGKLAPAHAVVGSIASYFVERYNFNKNCLVV from the exons ATGGACTGCAACACAACTGCTCAGTGTAGAGAAATAAAGAAAGCTGTCGGTGGTGCATTGGATTTGTCTAAAATTACTGGTTCTCGTGCTTATGAGAGATATACAGGACCACAAATTCTGAAGATATTTAAGACACAACAAGAAACTTATGAGAACACTGAGAGGATCTCTCTTGTTAGCTCTTTCATGGCATGTCTATTCTCAGGGGCTTATGCTTGTATTGATACAACTGATGGTGCAGGGATGAACTTGATGCATATAAAGCAAAAGGCTTGGTCTAAAGCTGCATTGGAG GCTACAGCTCCAGGTTTGGAGGAAAAGCTTGGAAAGCTAGCTCCTGCACATGCTGTTGTTGGTTCTATTGCATCCTATTTTGTGGAGAG GTATAATTTCAATAAGAATTGCTTGGTGGTTTAG